The Leclercia sp. S52 genome has a segment encoding these proteins:
- the yegS gene encoding lipid kinase YegS — MATYPASLLILNGKGTGNDLLREAVTLLREEGVVIHVRVTWEKGDAARYIQEACDLGVETVIAGGGDGTINEVATALIDLPETQRPALGILPLGTANDFATSAGIPESLDKALQLAIAGKATAVDIARVNDETCFINMATGGFGTRITSETPEKLKAALGGVSYLIHGLARMDLLKPDTCEIRGENFRWEGDALVIGIGNGRQAGGGQQLCPDALINDGQLQLRIFSANELLPALLTTLTRPEESPNVIDGQSAWFEVVAPHGMTFNLDGEPLSGNHFRIALLPGALQCRLPPDCPLLR, encoded by the coding sequence ATGGCGACCTATCCGGCAAGTTTATTAATTCTGAACGGCAAAGGAACAGGCAACGATCTGTTGCGCGAAGCCGTGACGCTTCTTCGTGAAGAAGGGGTGGTGATCCATGTCCGCGTGACGTGGGAGAAAGGTGATGCAGCCCGTTATATTCAGGAAGCCTGCGACCTCGGGGTGGAGACCGTCATTGCGGGCGGCGGCGATGGCACCATAAATGAAGTGGCGACGGCGCTGATTGACCTGCCAGAGACGCAGCGTCCGGCACTGGGCATTTTGCCGCTCGGCACCGCCAACGATTTCGCCACCAGCGCCGGGATCCCTGAAAGCCTCGACAAAGCCCTGCAGCTGGCGATTGCCGGTAAAGCCACGGCGGTGGATATTGCCCGGGTCAACGACGAAACCTGTTTTATTAATATGGCGACCGGCGGGTTTGGGACACGTATTACCAGCGAAACCCCGGAAAAACTGAAAGCCGCGCTGGGCGGCGTTTCGTATCTGATCCACGGTCTGGCGAGAATGGATTTACTCAAACCCGACACCTGTGAAATTCGCGGCGAGAACTTTCGCTGGGAGGGCGATGCGCTGGTAATCGGTATCGGCAATGGCCGTCAGGCAGGAGGCGGGCAGCAGCTCTGCCCGGATGCGTTGATTAACGACGGGCAGCTCCAGCTGCGTATTTTTTCCGCCAACGAACTGCTTCCGGCGCTGCTGACGACGCTGACCAGGCCGGAAGAGAGCCCGAACGTCATTGACGGTCAGTCAGCCTGGTTTGAGGTCGTTGCCCCACACGGCATGACCTTTAATCTGGATGGTGAACCGCTGAGCGGTAACCATTTCCGTATAGCGCTGTTGCCCGGCGCGCTCCAGTGCCGGCTGCCGCCGGATTGCCCGCTTCTGCGCTGA
- a CDS encoding ABC transporter ATP-binding protein yields MIEVKNLNLAFGEGEKRSQVLYDVNINVQPGEIYGLVGESGSGKTTVLKCLAGLFTHWDGALAINGQPLERRISPQRCRLVQMVFQDPYGSLHPRHTIGDILEEPLQIHGINDRDRRIHALLDKVGLNRAFRDRYPHQLSGGQRQRVAIARALILEPQVLLLDEPTSALDVSVQAEILNLLAELQRESKLTYLMVTHDLGVIAHLCQKVAVMQYGKILETLTVDELVAGQAQTDYTRMLVNASQQYSREMAREVAVY; encoded by the coding sequence ATGATCGAGGTAAAAAACCTGAATCTGGCATTCGGCGAAGGCGAGAAACGCAGCCAGGTGCTGTATGACGTCAATATTAACGTCCAGCCGGGAGAGATTTATGGCCTGGTGGGGGAGTCGGGCTCCGGCAAAACCACGGTGCTGAAGTGCCTGGCCGGGCTGTTCACCCACTGGGACGGGGCGCTGGCGATCAACGGCCAGCCGCTGGAGCGGCGCATCAGCCCCCAGCGCTGTCGCCTGGTGCAGATGGTGTTTCAGGATCCCTACGGTTCGCTGCACCCGCGCCACACAATCGGCGATATTCTGGAAGAGCCGCTGCAGATCCACGGCATTAACGACCGGGATCGCCGCATTCATGCCCTGCTGGATAAAGTCGGCCTCAACCGCGCCTTCCGCGACCGCTATCCGCATCAGCTCTCCGGCGGCCAGCGTCAGCGCGTGGCCATCGCCCGGGCGCTGATCCTTGAGCCGCAGGTGCTGCTGCTCGACGAGCCGACCTCGGCGCTGGACGTTTCGGTGCAGGCGGAGATCTTAAACCTGCTGGCGGAGCTGCAGCGCGAGTCGAAGCTCACCTACCTGATGGTGACCCATGATCTCGGAGTGATCGCCCATCTGTGCCAGAAGGTGGCGGTGATGCAGTACGGGAAAATTCTCGAAACGCTGACGGTGGATGAGCTGGTAGCAGGGCAGGCGCAAACCGATTACACCCGGATGCTGGTCAACGCCAGCCAGCAGTATTCCCGCGAGATGGCCCGGGAGGTGGCGGTGTATTAG
- a CDS encoding biofilm development regulator YmgB/AriR family protein — translation MSQAMLQKSDFYDELPNDALSNYFRSAGGLLAEEWALLESVVSAILDAKEPLTNKAIIVRLIKQIESTRDVVKADIIRKTLEIIVDHTQDDL, via the coding sequence ATGAGCCAGGCGATGCTCCAGAAATCAGACTTTTATGACGAACTGCCAAACGATGCGTTGTCCAACTATTTTCGCAGCGCCGGCGGTTTGTTAGCCGAAGAGTGGGCCCTGCTGGAATCAGTCGTGAGCGCAATTCTGGATGCGAAGGAACCGCTGACCAACAAAGCGATTATTGTACGACTGATTAAGCAGATTGAGTCCACGCGCGACGTCGTCAAAGCCGATATCATTCGTAAAACGCTGGAAATTATTGTCGATCACACCCAGGATGACCTCTGA
- the yegQ gene encoding tRNA 5-hydroxyuridine modification protein YegQ, giving the protein MFKPELLSPAGTLKNMRYAFAYGADAVYAGQPRYSLRVRNNEFNHENLQLGINEAHAQGKKFYVVVNIAPHNAKLKTFIRDLKPVVEMGPDALIMSDPGLIMLVRENFPEMDIHLSVQANAVNWATVKFWQQMGLTRVILSRELSLEEIEEIRSQVPEMELEIFVHGALCMAYSGRCLLSGYINKRDPNQGTCTNACRWEYKVQEGKQDEVGNIVHKHEPIPVQTIEPTLGIGAPTDSVFMIEEAQRPGEYMTAFEDEHGTYIMNSKDLRAIAHVERLTQMGVHSLKIEGRTKSYYYCARTAQVYRKAIDDAAAGKPFDATLLETLEGLAHRGYTEGFLRRHTHDDYQNYDYGHSLSERQQFVGEFTGERKGPLAAVAVKNKFLVGNSLELMTPQGNVNFTLEHMENGKGGAVAVAPGDGHTVWLPVPEDISLDYALLMRNFIGENTRNPHVG; this is encoded by the coding sequence ATGTTTAAACCGGAACTCCTCTCCCCGGCGGGAACGCTGAAAAATATGCGTTACGCCTTCGCCTATGGCGCCGATGCCGTCTATGCGGGCCAGCCGCGCTACTCGCTGCGCGTGCGTAATAACGAATTCAACCACGAGAATCTGCAGCTCGGCATCAACGAAGCCCACGCGCAGGGGAAAAAATTCTACGTGGTGGTCAACATTGCGCCGCATAACGCCAAGCTGAAAACCTTCATTCGCGACCTGAAACCGGTGGTAGAGATGGGGCCGGATGCGTTGATTATGTCGGATCCCGGTTTAATCATGCTGGTGCGGGAGAACTTCCCGGAGATGGACATTCACCTATCGGTGCAGGCCAATGCCGTTAACTGGGCAACGGTGAAATTCTGGCAGCAGATGGGGCTGACCCGCGTAATTCTGTCCCGCGAACTGTCGCTGGAAGAGATCGAAGAGATCCGCAGCCAGGTGCCGGAAATGGAGCTGGAGATTTTCGTCCACGGCGCGCTGTGCATGGCCTACTCCGGCCGCTGCCTGCTCTCTGGCTACATCAACAAGCGTGACCCGAACCAGGGCACCTGCACCAACGCCTGCCGCTGGGAGTATAAGGTCCAGGAAGGTAAGCAGGATGAGGTGGGCAACATCGTGCATAAGCATGAGCCGATCCCGGTGCAGACCATTGAGCCGACGCTGGGCATCGGTGCGCCGACCGACAGCGTGTTTATGATTGAAGAGGCCCAGCGCCCGGGCGAGTACATGACCGCGTTCGAAGATGAGCACGGCACCTACATCATGAACTCCAAGGATCTGCGCGCCATCGCTCACGTTGAGCGCCTGACACAGATGGGCGTCCACTCCCTGAAGATTGAAGGCCGCACCAAATCCTATTACTACTGCGCGCGTACCGCTCAGGTTTATCGCAAGGCGATTGACGACGCGGCGGCGGGTAAACCGTTCGACGCGACCCTGCTGGAAACCCTGGAAGGGCTGGCGCACCGCGGCTATACCGAAGGCTTCCTGCGTCGTCATACCCATGACGATTACCAGAACTACGACTACGGCCACTCGCTTTCCGAGCGCCAGCAGTTTGTCGGTGAGTTCACCGGCGAGCGCAAGGGGCCTCTGGCAGCGGTGGCGGTGAAAAACAAATTCCTCGTCGGCAACAGCCTGGAGTTGATGACCCCGCAGGGCAACGTCAACTTTACCCTCGAACATATGGAGAACGGTAAAGGGGGAGCGGTCGCAGTCGCGCCGGGAGACGGACATACCGTCTGGCTGCCGGTACCGGAAGATATCTCGCTGGACTATGCCCTGCTGATGCGTAATTTCATCGGGGAAAATACCCGTAATCCGCACGTTGGGTAA
- a CDS encoding ABC transporter ATP-binding protein, giving the protein MTSSILAATNEPLLDVRDLHVDFINGRAVTNAVRGVSFQLGREKLAIVGESGSGKSTVGRALLRLHPAKAQITATRMQFGDVDLRSVSEAQMRGIRGKRISMIMQDPKYSLNPVVCVGDQIAEAWLTHHPGRKAEAKAKVLEMLDVVRIRQPERVYQLYPHEISGGQGQRIMIAMMLITDPELVIADEPTSALDVSVRLQVLGLLDDLVQSRGLGLIFISHDINLVRSFCDRVLVMYAGRVVESIAACDLHNAKHPYTQGLINALPEMNHRRPVLPVLQRQASWLTE; this is encoded by the coding sequence GTGACATCCTCGATCCTCGCAGCAACTAATGAGCCGCTGCTCGACGTGCGCGATCTGCACGTCGACTTTATCAACGGACGCGCGGTGACTAACGCGGTGCGCGGCGTCTCCTTTCAGCTCGGGCGCGAGAAGCTGGCGATTGTCGGTGAGTCGGGCTCGGGGAAATCCACCGTCGGGCGGGCGCTGCTGCGCCTGCACCCGGCAAAGGCGCAGATCACCGCCACCCGGATGCAGTTTGGCGATGTCGATCTCCGCAGCGTCAGCGAGGCGCAGATGCGCGGCATTCGCGGCAAGCGCATCTCAATGATCATGCAGGACCCGAAGTACTCCCTGAACCCGGTGGTCTGCGTCGGGGATCAGATCGCCGAGGCCTGGCTGACCCACCATCCGGGGCGCAAGGCGGAGGCGAAAGCCAAAGTGCTGGAGATGCTCGACGTGGTGCGCATTCGCCAGCCGGAGCGGGTGTATCAGCTCTATCCGCACGAGATCTCCGGCGGGCAGGGGCAGCGCATCATGATCGCCATGATGCTGATCACCGACCCGGAGCTGGTGATCGCCGACGAACCCACCTCGGCGCTGGACGTCTCGGTGCGCCTGCAGGTGCTGGGATTGCTGGACGACTTAGTCCAGTCCCGCGGGCTGGGGCTGATCTTTATCAGCCACGACATCAACCTGGTGCGCAGCTTCTGCGACCGGGTGCTGGTGATGTACGCCGGGCGGGTGGTGGAATCCATCGCCGCCTGCGACCTGCACAACGCGAAGCACCCCTACACGCAGGGGCTGATCAATGCCCTGCCGGAGATGAATCACCGCCGCCCGGTGCTGCCGGTGTTGCAGCGTCAGGCCAGCTGGCTGACCGAATAA
- the ycgZ gene encoding regulatory protein YcgZ, with the protein MRQNGFAPTTANAIAQYFNKANQPSQQETLGQIVVEILREGKILNRKAICTRLLYRMEQASDREEESRYQTLIGLLFDR; encoded by the coding sequence ATGCGCCAAAACGGGTTTGCACCGACTACAGCCAATGCCATTGCCCAATATTTTAATAAAGCAAACCAGCCTTCTCAGCAGGAGACGCTGGGACAAATTGTGGTAGAGATCCTGCGGGAAGGAAAAATCCTCAACCGAAAAGCGATCTGCACCCGACTGCTATACCGGATGGAACAGGCATCGGATCGGGAAGAGGAGAGCCGCTATCAAACGCTGATTGGCCTGCTGTTTGATCGATAA
- a CDS encoding MerR family transcriptional regulator, which translates to MAFYSIGDVAERCGINPVTLRAWQRRYGLLKPQRSEGGHRQFDDEDIQRIEEIKRWIERGVPVGKVKALLDQDKAPEPGDWRTLQEEMMGTLRQVSPGKCRAQIVAFCQHHPVDALIDQVFIPVRETLSLDQNTAGIMCSMLDGILIEQAVTSLSDSRAKAGRDALLIGWSIEDRTRLWLEAWRLSQRGWRVNVFAEPLELPHPEFFPGQHILVWAGQTLSPQQRMQLEHWQKQGYSITAHGAAEAA; encoded by the coding sequence ATGGCCTTTTACAGTATTGGCGATGTCGCAGAACGCTGCGGCATCAACCCCGTCACATTACGCGCATGGCAGCGCCGGTATGGTCTGCTCAAACCACAGCGCAGTGAAGGCGGGCATCGACAATTTGACGACGAAGATATCCAGCGCATTGAGGAGATCAAGCGCTGGATTGAGCGTGGCGTGCCGGTGGGTAAGGTTAAAGCCCTTCTCGATCAGGATAAAGCGCCCGAGCCGGGAGACTGGCGCACGCTGCAGGAAGAGATGATGGGCACGTTGCGTCAGGTCAGCCCGGGAAAATGCCGGGCCCAGATCGTGGCGTTTTGCCAGCACCATCCCGTAGATGCGCTTATCGACCAGGTGTTTATTCCCGTGCGGGAAACCCTCAGCCTCGATCAAAATACCGCGGGCATCATGTGCAGCATGCTGGACGGCATTCTGATTGAGCAGGCGGTTACCAGCCTGAGCGACTCACGCGCCAAAGCGGGCAGGGATGCATTGCTGATTGGCTGGAGTATTGAGGATCGTACCCGCCTGTGGCTGGAGGCGTGGCGTCTTTCGCAGCGCGGCTGGCGCGTCAACGTGTTTGCGGAACCGCTGGAGTTACCCCATCCGGAGTTCTTCCCCGGGCAGCATATCCTCGTCTGGGCCGGTCAGACGTTATCGCCGCAGCAGCGCATGCAGCTGGAGCACTGGCAAAAGCAGGGATACAGCATTACCGCCCACGGGGCAGCCGAAGCTGCCTGA
- a CDS encoding diguanylate phosphodiesterase — protein sequence MLTTIIYRSHFRDHVPVTVLEDMVVAANKKNREAEVSGILLFNGKLFFQLLEGPEENVRAIYRAICEDPRHHNVVELLCDYSPARRFGKCGMELFDLRKYIRHEVLQNVLDKGTSRYQLTYNDRALQFFRTFVEESEKENYFELPSGDHWEFIADTDAPSVRSLSQRYSEVCNFAFQPIIDPLAREIVSLEALIRTPEGGVSRHWFEGLVGNELYEADLKSKSVAFAMARALGLGEQSLSINLLPMTLVNVPDAVSYLIQEIEANGLVAEQIVVEFTENEVISRLDEFTGAVRELKAAGIGVAIDHFGGGFAGLLLLAQFQPDRIKINRDLIRDVHKSGPRQAIVLAIIKCCTALEILISAVGIEQPEEWMWLESAGVSHFQGHLFAHPELAGIPPVCWPEPRDTF from the coding sequence ATGCTCACTACCATCATTTACCGTAGTCACTTTCGTGACCACGTACCGGTTACTGTGCTGGAAGACATGGTTGTTGCAGCAAACAAAAAGAACAGGGAAGCCGAAGTCAGCGGCATTCTTCTGTTTAACGGCAAGCTCTTTTTTCAGCTGCTTGAAGGGCCTGAGGAAAACGTAAGAGCCATTTACCGTGCGATATGTGAAGACCCGCGCCATCACAACGTAGTAGAGCTGCTGTGTGATTACTCTCCTGCGCGTCGCTTCGGCAAGTGCGGTATGGAACTCTTTGATTTACGTAAATATATTCGCCATGAGGTGCTACAAAACGTGCTGGATAAAGGCACGTCCAGGTACCAGCTGACCTATAACGACAGGGCGCTGCAGTTCTTCAGAACCTTCGTTGAAGAGAGCGAAAAAGAGAACTATTTTGAGCTGCCGTCAGGGGATCACTGGGAGTTTATTGCCGATACTGATGCTCCCAGCGTTCGTTCCCTGTCGCAGCGCTACAGCGAGGTGTGCAACTTCGCCTTCCAGCCGATTATCGATCCGCTGGCGCGGGAAATAGTCTCCCTGGAAGCCCTGATCCGCACCCCGGAAGGAGGGGTCTCCCGGCACTGGTTCGAGGGATTAGTTGGGAATGAACTCTACGAAGCCGACCTCAAAAGCAAGAGCGTGGCTTTTGCGATGGCCCGCGCGCTAGGGCTTGGAGAGCAGAGCCTGTCTATAAACCTGCTCCCAATGACGCTGGTTAACGTGCCTGATGCGGTTAGCTATCTGATTCAGGAGATAGAGGCTAACGGGCTGGTGGCCGAACAGATCGTGGTTGAGTTTACCGAGAACGAAGTCATCTCCCGTCTCGACGAATTCACCGGCGCGGTGCGTGAGTTAAAGGCGGCAGGCATCGGCGTGGCCATTGACCACTTCGGCGGTGGTTTTGCCGGGCTGCTGCTGCTGGCGCAGTTCCAGCCGGACCGGATTAAGATCAACCGCGACCTGATTCGCGACGTGCACAAGAGCGGCCCACGCCAGGCAATAGTGCTGGCCATCATCAAATGTTGTACAGCTTTGGAAATTCTGATCTCAGCGGTGGGTATTGAGCAGCCGGAAGAGTGGATGTGGCTGGAATCAGCCGGAGTTTCGCATTTCCAGGGGCACCTGTTTGCCCACCCGGAACTGGCTGGCATCCCGCCTGTATGCTGGCCTGAGCCGCGCGATACATTCTGA